The Tautonia plasticadhaerens nucleotide sequence TCGACGGGGCAGGCGTACCTGGTCGACCTGGAACGGCTCCGCTCCCTCCCGCCTTCGGCCGGAGCCTCGACCGCCATGGAGGACCTGATCGCCCTGCCCGGCCACCAGGGGGCGGTCAACGGCCTGGCCTTCTCGCCCGACGGCAAGTCGGCCATCACGTGCGGGGCCGACGGGACGGTCCGGCTCTGGGACCCTGGGACCGGGACGCCGATCGACCGGCTCGAGGGCCTCGGAGACGCCGGGGTCTGGTGCGCGCTCCCCTCGCCCGAGGGCCGATGGCTGCTGACCCTGGGGGGCGACGGCCGGGCCCGGCTCCGGGAACAGTCGAGCGGCTCGATCGCCGCGGGGCCGCTCTGGAGCCCCGAGGGGGCCCGGGCCGCCGCGTTCGGCCCGGACGGGACCTCGGCGATCGTCGGCGGGATCGACGGAAAGCTCCGGCTCTGGGACCTGAGGACCGACCGCCTCCGGTGGCGGGTCGACTCCGGGCAGGGGAGGGTCCTCGGCGTGGCCTACTCCGGGGACGGCCGGTCGGTCTCGTCGGTCGGCGAGCGGGACGTGGTGCTGCGGGACTCGAACTCGGGGGCCGAGCGGCACCGGTTCGAGCTGGACCAGGAGTCCCGGGCGGTCGCCTTCGTGCCCGGCAAGGACTTCGCGGTCTCGGCCGGGGCCGACGGGCTGCTCCGGCTCTGGGCCCTCCCCCCGGCCGACGGAGACGACGGAGAGGACGGGGCCGTGCCCAGGCCGATCGGTTCCGGCCGGGTGGTCCGGGCGCCGGGCCCGGGGGCGTGCTCGATCCTGGACGGGGCGGACGACCGGGCCTTCGCCCGATGGCTGGCCGACTGCCGGGAGAAGAACCTGATCCCGAGGGACCTGGACGCCTTCGACTCCGACGGGATCGCTCTGTTCGGCGGGGTCGCCGAGCCGAACCTCGCCGGACTGCGATGGCAATGCGAGGTGATCCGGGGCGAGCAGGAGCTGGAGCTCCGGGTCCAGGAGCTCGAGGCCCTCCGGCTCGAGCTGGCCGCGTTCGACGCATGCATGGACGGGCCCGATCCGGTGGGCGTCTGCCTGTTCGTGCCCGGGGCGGGAGGGCCGTCGCCGTCGTGGTCGATCGGCGTGGTGGCCGACGACGCCGTGGTCGCCTCCTTCCTCGACGAGCGTCGGGCCGCCCGACACCGGCCGAGCCGGGTCGCCTCGTACGTCGTCCGCGGTGCGAGGCGGCTGGCGATCCAGTCGGTCCCCGACGACGGTGCCCCCTGGGCCTTGCACCACGACCTGCCGGCCGACCGCCTCGCCGAGGTGCTCGCCAATGCCAGGAGGCAGGGGCTCCGCCCGGTGTCGGTCGAGGCCGACGCGACCGGCGGGTCGATCCGCTACGCCCTGCTCCTGGTCGGCGGGCTCCCGGCACCGCCCTTCGTCTTCGACCCGGCCGTCGACGAACTCGCCTGGCACGACCTGCGCGATCGTCGGCTCTCGGCCGGGGCCCGCCCCGAGTCGATCTCCACCGTCAGGAACGACGGCCGGGAACGCTCGTTCGCCCTGTGGAAGCGGCCCTGATCCCCCCGGTCAGGCCCCGGAGAGATCCAGGGTCAGGATCGTGATGTCATCCTGGTGCGAGGCCGATCCCGAGAAGGCGACCAGCTCGGCGAGCAGGCCGTCGAGCAGCTCCGGGCCCCGGCGATCACCCCGCATCAGGGCCTCGACCAGCCTCCCCTGGCCGAACATGCCGCCGGGACCCCGGGCCTCGGTGATCCCGTCGGTGTAGAAGAGCAGCGAGTCGCCGGGGGAGAGCGCCAGCGTGACCTGCTCGCACGGCAGGTCGAGCAAGGCCGAGGAGAGCAGCGGCCCGGTCGCGTCCAGCAGCCGGACCATGCCCGAACCGCCCCGGACGGCCGGCTCGGGATGGCCGGCGTTGATGTAGGCCAGCCCCCGGCGACTGGCGTCGACCCGGGCGGTGCAGAGGGTGACGAACCGGCTCGGCTCGAAGTCCCGGAGCCCTTCCCGGACCCGGTCGATCACGCTCGACGGCTCGAAGCCGTCGACGTGGGAGGCGCGGAACGCCGCCTTGACCAGGCCGGTCATCATCGCCGCCGAGGCCCCGTGGCCGACCACGTCGGCGATGAGCAGGGCGACCGAGCCGTCGCCCGCCTCGACATAATCGTAGATGTCCCCGGCCAGCTCCGAGCAGGCCAGGTATCGCGCGGCGATGGCCAGGCCCTCCCGCTCCAGCAAGGGGGGCGGCAGCAGACTCTGCTGGAACCGCCGGGCCTCGTCCAGCTCCCGCGCGACCCGGCGGAGGTAGCGCTCGCGCTCCCCCCTGAGGAGGCGAAGTTCCAGGCAACGGCCGACGAGGGTCAGCAGGACCCGGCGGTCGAACGGCTTCTGGACGAAGTAGAAGGCCCCCTCGTCGATGGCCCGGATCAGGTTCTCGTCCGGCTCCTCGGCATTGCCGGTCATCAAGATCACGTCGACGTCGGGCAGGGTCGACTTCAAGGCCCGGGTGACCTCGAAGCCGGTCATCTCGGGGAGCCGGATGTCGACGATCGCGAGGTCCGGGCGCTGCCGGGCGGCCTCGTCGAGGGCCTCGGCCCCGGTCGAGGCGGTCGAGACGCGATGCCGGCGGCCGAGCACCCGGGAGACGGCCCGGAGGATGCCCGGGTCGTCGTCGACGATCAGGATGCGGGCGGCGTTCGGGTCGAGGCTCACGGGCCGCCCTCCGATCGGATGGGGAAGGAGGCCCGGACTCCGGTCCCGGCCCCGGGCGTGCTCTCGATCGAGAAATGCCCGCGCATCTGCGCCACGATCGACCGGCAGATCGCCAGGCCGAGCCCGTGGCCGTCGTCCTTGGTGGTGAAGAACGGCTCCCGGATGCGGGCCAGCCGCTCCCGGGTCATGCCGCAGCCGGTGTCTTCGACCGTCAGCTCGACCAGCTCGCCGTCCCGACGGGCCCGGACGGCGATCGAGCCCCCCGCCCGGCAGGCGTCCCGGGCGTTGCTCAGCAGGTTGAGCAGTAGTTGCTCCAGGTCGGCCTGGACCCCAGTGACGGGGGGGAGGTCCTCCGGCAGCTCGACGACCAGCCGGATGCCGCCCCGGTCGATGCTCTGTCGGAGGATCGAGAGGGCGTTGTCGACCGCCTGCCGGAGCCGGACGGGGCTGGGGCTGCGGGCCAGGCCCCGGGCGAATCCGAGCATGCCGCCGAAGATGCGACGGCAGGCCTGGATGGAACGCTCGATCTCGATGAGGTCCTCGGCGGCGACCCCGGGATCCAGCTCGCCCCGGCCCAGTTCCTCCCGCATCTGCTGGACCAGGGGCAGGACGCCCCCCAGCGCGTTGTTCACGTCGTGCGAGACGCCCCGGGCCAGGTCGGCCATCGCGTGCTTGCGCTCCGCCTCCAGCACCTTCTGCTCCAGCGACTCGGCCCGCCGGGAGTTCTGCAGGGCCACGGCCGCCTGCGGCAGGAACTGGGAGACCAGCTCGACCTCGTAGCGGCCGAAGGAGCCCGGGTGCAGCGCGGCGACTTTCAGCAGCCCGAGCAGGTCGGCCCGGGCAACAAGCGGGGCGCAGAGGATCGCCCCCTCGGCGGGGACGCCCCGGGGGACGGCGTCGTCGAAGTCGAGCCACTCCGCAAGGGCGGTGGCGTCCGTCCCGGTCCAGTCGGTCCAGCGCCGGCCGTCCCGGTCGAAACCGCAGACGTGGCCCTCGCACATCAGGCCCCGGAGGGCGGCGGCCGGGGAGAGCCTCCGCCCCACGTTTCGGCCCTTGGCCTTCTGCCAGGCGACCTGCTCGGCGACCACTTCCAGCGCGTCCGACTCCCCGTCGTAGGTCAGCAAGGTCGCCGAGTGGTCGTAGGCGATCAGCGACTTCAGCCCGTGCAGGACCTCGTAGAAGAGGTGCTTCGGCCGGCTCTGCTCCAGCACCTTGCGGTCGACCCGGGCCCGGACCTCCCGGACCCGGTCCCGGTCGATCTGGTCGATCAGCTCGTTGGCGAGGGAGCCGATCGACGAGAACGACTGCCGAGAATCCCAGTGATACTCGGTCCCCGACGATCGCACGGCCAGGGCGCCCCACATCCGGCCGTGACGCCGGATGCGGGCGAGCATCAGCTCGGGGGGGACGCAGACCTTCTCCCCCCGGAGGAACCCGGCGAGCATCGCGCGGTCCCACCCCGAATCGGTGGGGAATTCGAAGAGGAGCCGTGCCTCCCCGCTGCCTTGCTTGACGGTGGCGACGCAGCCCTCGGCCGCCCGGAAACGCTCCATCCCCAGCCTCAGGGCGGTCCGGAGCACCTTGTCGGCGTCCCGGCCGTCCCGGAACTGGTTGCGGAATCGCCAGAGGTGCGGGAGTAGGTCGTCGGGGGGGCCCGGGGCGGAGGGCTTCCCCGATGGGGGCCCTTCTCCGCCCCGATCCGAGGCCGATGCCTTCCGAGCCCGAGCCTTGCCCACGGTGCCGCCCGATCGGTCGGGGAGGACGCCGGGGAGGGGGCCGCACCCCGGCGGTGCGGCGTCGGCCCCGGCGAGTGTCCCATCATACGGCCGGTCGGCGGCGGGTGACTACGGACCGGCCCGACGATCGGTCAGGCCGGGGTCCCGGCCTCCCGCCTCCGGCGCCGGGGGCCCGGGGCGAGGGCGGTCTCGTAGAGGGCGAGATACCGATCGACGTTCCGGTCCATGCAAACGTATTCCTCCGCCGCCGATCGGGTCGAGGCGGCGAGGCGCCCGGCGAGCGTCCGGTCGGTGAGCACCTCGACGATGCCGTCGGCCAACGGTTCGGGATCAACCGGGGTGAGCAGGCCGGCGCCGGTGTCTCCCAGGATGTGCTGGTAGTCGCCGTAGTTGGTCGCCACGATCGGCCTCCCGGAGGCGAGGTAGACGGCCATCTTCGTCTGCACCGAGTCGTTCTCCCGGCATGCGAGCCGGGGGTGGACGAGCACGTCGGCGCGTCGGGCCAGTGCGGTGACCTGGTCGGGCGTCCTGCCGGACAGCACGACCAGCCGGTCGCCGTGCCGGCCCAGCCGGGCCCGGTACTGCTCGCCGACCTCGCCCGGGCCGCCGACGAGCACGCATCGGGCCTCGGGCACGGCGTCGAAGATCCGGGGGAGGGCGTCGACCAGGATCGGCACCCCCTGGTTCGGGTCCCGGATGTTGCCGACGTACATGACGACCTTTTCGTCGGGCCCGACCCCCTCGATCTCGGCCGCCGGTCCGGGGGCGTAGTCGGCGAGGTTGACGCCGGGGTGGATCACGGCGACCCGGTCGGCCGGCACCCCCTTCTCCTCGACCACGATCCGCTTCACCCCCCGGCCGAGCACGACCACGCCGCTGGCGTACCGGCAGACCTGTCGCTCCAGCGTCCGGTAGGTCCGGAAGACCAGCCCCCGCCCGAGCCGGTCTCGCTCGACCTCCTCGCCCAGCAGCGAGTGGATCGAGTAGATCATCGGCCAGCCGTGGAGCTTGCAGGCCGCCAGGGCCCGGCAGGCGCCGCCGTAGTGCTCGGCGTGGACGAGGTCGAACGGGAACCGCTTGCGGATCTCCGCCATCCCGCCGATCCAACGGGAGGGGGGCAGGGTGAAGGTCGGGGCCCCCTCGAATTCTCCCTCGAAGGGGGCGTCCCAGGGCCGTCGGGCCTTCAGATAGGCGTGGGCGACCTCGATCCCCCGGCGCCTCAGGGCCCGGAAGATCTGGATCGCCAGCATCGCCGTGCCGTCGGTCTGGCCGACGATCGGGAACGAGGTGACCATCAGGATGCGCATCTCGGGGACCTCCGTGCCCGGGTGTCTCGTCTTCCGTGACGCGCCGCCGGCCGATCCGGCCCGAGGGCGCGGCCGTCATCATAGGGCCAGGCCGCTCGGCCGGGGAACCCCAAACCGGGATGCCGCTCCGACTGGCCTTGCCAGCCCCCGCCGATCGGGCTAGCATCCCCCTCGACGCCGGGCGGATCGGACCCGACCGCCCCGAGGATGGACATCGACGGATCGACGCCGGCCCCACCCCGAATTGGCCGGCGGCACTTGCCACGAGGGCAGGACATCATGAAGGTGCTCGTGACCGGCAGCAGCGGCCTGATCGGCTCCGAGGCGGTCCGCTACTTCGACGCCAAAGCCGACGTCGTCTACGGCATCGACAACAACATGCGGGCCGACTTCTTCGGGCCCGACGGCGACACCTCCTGGACGCTCGGGAGCCTGCGGGACTCCTGCGAGAACTTCGAGCACCGCGACCTCGACATCCGGGACCGGGCCGCCATGCTCCGGGTCATCGCCGACACGACGCCCGACCTGATCATCCACTGCGCCGCCCAGCCGTCGCACGACCTGGCCAAGTCCCGTCCCTTCGACGACTTCGACGTCAACGCCGTCGGCACGCTCAACCTGCTGGAGGCGACCCGGCTGCACGCCCCCGAGGCCGTGTTCATCCTCATGAGCACGAACAAGGTCTACGGCGACGCCCCCAACGAGCTCCCCCTGGCCGAACTGCCCACCCGGTTCGACTACGCCCGCCCCGAGGATTACGAGGGGATCGGCGAGTCGCTCCGGATCGACCGGAGCACCCACAGCCTCTTCGGCTGCAGCAAGCTCGCCGGGGACGTGATGGCCCAGGAGTACGGCAAATATTTCGGCCTGAAGACGGGCATCTTCCGGGGGGGCTGCCTGACCGGCCCCTTCCACAGCGCCGTGCCCCTGCACGGGTTCCTCGCCTACATGGCCCGGGTCGCCCTGACCGGCGGCACCTACAACGTGATCGGCTACAAGGGGAAGCAGGTCCGGGACCAGATCCACAGCGAGGACGTCGTCCGGGCCTTCGAAGCCTTCTATCGGGATCCCCGGCCCGGCGAGGTCTACAACCTCGGGGGCGGCCGGGGCAACGCCGCGAGCCTGCTGGAGTTGCTCGACCGCTTCGGACAGCTCGCCGGCCGGCCGATCCCGCACACCTATCAGGAAATCAACCGGGTCGGCGACCACATCTGCTACATGACCGACCTTCGCAAGTTCCGCTCCCACTACCCCGACTGGGAACTGTCCTTCAGCCTGGACGACATCGTCGACGATGTCTTCCAGACCCTCCGGAAGCTCCGCCCCGCTGCGGCGATGGCCGGCTGATCGTCGTCTCCCGGCCCCTCCCACCCCCCTTCGACGAGGCCGCCCCGTTGCGGGGGCGGCCTCGTCTTGCGCGGTCGGATCCCGTCGCCCCCTCCCGGGGATGTCCGGCATGGGATCTGCATCCCACTCCGGCCCCCGGGATCACGCCCGCCCCCTCCGAACCCGCCGGCCTCGCCGACCGAGCCGAGGCCGTCCTCCCGCACCGGGGCCCCCGGGACTCCCGAGACGAGCACCACACCCAGGGGCACGACGATGGCCAAGCAAGGATCCGACGACCGCACGACCCACCGCTTCGCCGACGCGGAGGTGGTCGCCGGCACCGGCGGCGAGACCCACCAGGTCGCCGGCGGCGACCGGCCGGTGCTGACCACCCAGCAGGGCGTCCCCGTCGCCGACGACCAGAACTCGCTGAAGGTCGGCGCCCGGGGGCCGACCCTCCTGGAGGACTTCCACCTCCGGGAGAAGATCTTCCACTTCGACCACGAGCGCATCCCCGAGCGGGTCGTCCACGCCCGGGGCTATGGGGCCCACGGCTACTTCGAGACCTACGAGCCGCTCACCGACCTGACGAAGGCCGACCTCTTCCGGCGCAAGGGGGAAAAGACCCCGGCCTTCGTCCGCTTCTCGACCGTCGCCGGCAACAAGGGCTCGGCCGACGTGGCCCGGGACGTCCGGGGCTTCGCCGTGAAGCTCTACACGAAGGAGGGGAACTGGGACCTCGTCGGAAATAACATTCCCGTCTTCTTCATCCAGGACGCGATCAAGTTCCCCGACCTGATCCACGCCGCCAAGCCCGAGCCCGACCGCGGTTTCCCCCAGGCCCAGACCGCCCACGACAACTTCTGGGACTTCATCTCGCTCTCCCCCGAGAGCATGCACATGGTCATGTGGATCATGTCCGACCGGACGATCCCCCGGTCCTTCCGCTTCATGGAAGGGTTCGGCGTCCACACCTTCCGCCTGGTCAACGCCGAGGGGAAGTCGACCTACGTCAAGTTCCACTGGAAGCCGAAGCAGGGGCTCCAGTCGGTCGTCTGGAACGAGGCGGTCAAGCTCAACGGCGCCGACCCCGACTTCCATCGCCGCGACCTCTGGGACGCCATCGGCGCCGGCGACTACCCCGAATGGGAGTTGGGGATCCAGACCTTCGACGACGCCTTCGCTGACAAATTCGACTTCGACATCCTCGACGCCACCAAGATCATCCCCGAGGAGGTGATCCCGGTCCGCAAGGTCGGCCGCCTGGTCCTGGACCGCGTGGTGGACAACTTCTTCGCCGAGACCGAGCAGGTCGCCTTCTGCACGCAGAACGTCGTGCCGGGGATCGACTTCACCAACGACCCGTTGCTCCAGGGCCGGAACTTCTCGTATCTCGACACCCAGCTCAAGCGGCTCGGCAGCCCGAACTTCACCCACATCCCGATCAACGCGCCGAAGTGCCCCTTCCACCACTTCCAGCAGGACGGGCACATGGCCATGCACAACCCCAAGGGGAGGGTCAACTACGAGCCGAACTCGTGGTCGGACGCCCCGGGCCCCCGGGAGTCTCCCGACCAGGGCTACCGGAGCCTCCCGGTCCCCGAGCAGGGGCAGAAGCTCCGGGTCCGCTCCGAGACGTTCGCCGACCACTACAGCCAGGCCCGGCAGTTCTACATCAGCCAGACCGAGGTCGAGCAGGCCCACATCGCCGACGCGCTGACGTTCGAGCTGAGCAAGGCCGAGACCCCGGCGATCCGGGCCCGGATGGTTTCGCACCTCCTGAACATCGACAACGACCTCGCCACCAAGGTCGCCCAGGGCCTCGGCCTCCGCGAGATGCCCGACCCGGCCACCGCCGCCCGGCCGACCCGGCAGGACCTCAATCCGTCCCCGGCGCTGAGCATCCTGCTCAACGGCCCCAAGAGCTTCGCCGGGAGGAAGGTCGGGGCGCTCGTCACCGACGGGGTCGACGCCGCGCTCCTCTCGGGCCTGGCCGCCTCGCTGGAGAAGGAGGGGGCGATGCTCAAGCTCGTCGCCCCGCACGTCGGCGGCGTCACCGACAGCGAAGGCACCCTGCACCCGGCCGACGAGAAGGTCGACGGCGGCCCCTCGGTCCTCTTCGACGCCGTCGCCCTGCTCCCCTCCGCGGACGGCGCCGCCCTGCTCGCCAAGCACCCGGCGGCCCGGGACTTCGTCGCCGACGCCTACGCCCACCGCAAGTTCATCGCGTTCGTCGACGCCGCCGCCCCGCTGCTGGCGAAGGCCGGCGTCCCCGAGGCCCGGGACGAGGGCTTCGTCCCCCTGACCTCCGTCAAGGACTGCGACGGCTTCGTCTCCCGATGCCGCTCGCTCCGCTACTGGGACCGGGGGGACGCCCTGATGGGCTGACCGCCGTCCTCGCCTGACCACATTTCCGAAGTTCCGCCCAGGGGGCGGCGAACCGTCCGAGGTCCGCCGCCCTCGTCGATTCGGGCAGACAGGGTGATCTGAAGAGTTGTCGATGAGGTGCAATTGGTCCGATTTTTCCGATTCGACTGCAAGTCCGCCGCGATGACGGCCGATTAGGGAGAAGAGGTAGATCGAGCGGCCTGCTCGATTCTGAGTTGACATCCCTGGGAATCGGTCAATGAAGCTGCCCAACGCCGAGGACGCGATCGTCGATCCCGAGAAACTCCGGAGCTATTGCCTCAACCCCGAGCACATCCGGGGCAAGCACAAGGCCCGCGTGTTCGCCTCGGCACTCGGCCTGACGGTGGAGGATGCTGAGGAGCTTCGCCAGATCCTGCGCTCCGCGGCATCTGACCACGACGCCCAACCAGGCGCATGCGACGAGTACGGGCGACGGTATACTATCGACTCGGTGGTCGAGCGTCTCGGCAAACGAGCGATCGTCCGGAGCGCCTGGATCGTCCTGACCGACGAGGACGTCCCGCGCTTGACCACGTGTTTCGTACTCCCGCAGGATGGGGGACGGGGATGAACCATCCGATCCAACTTCTCGATGTGGTCGCCCTGACCGAGGACCGCCCCGAAGACAAGCTGGAGAGGGGCCAGGTCGGGACGGTTGTCGAACAACTCGCCCCTGGTGTCTTCGAGGTCGAATTCAGCGATAATGGGGGGCTGACTTACGCGATGCTCGCCTTGCGGGCGGATCAATTGCTGGTCCTGAGGTATCGCCCGGCGACCGCCTCCTGACGCCGAGTCCCACTCACCGATCGCCCCCGACGCTGGTCACGACCCCAATGCTCAACGACACGCCCGACCCCTCCCAGTCCCCCGAGTCCCTCGGCCCGATGCCGATCGAACTCTCGGCCCGCGTGAAGAACCTGCCGCCCTACCTCTTCGGCAAGATCAACGCCCTGAAGGCCGAGAAGCGGCGGGCCGGCGACGACGTGATCGACCTGGGGATGGGCAACCCGACCGACCCCCCCGAGCAGTGGGTCATCGACAAGCTCTGCGAGGCGGCCCAGGACGCCCGGAACCACCGATACAGCGTCGCCCAGGGGATCGATAACCTCCGCCGCGAGGTCGCCAGGCGCTACCAGGCCCGCTTCGGCGTGACGCTCGACCCCGACCACGAGGTTGTCACCACGATCGGCTCCAAGGAGGGGTTCAGCCACATGTGCCTGGCCCTGCTCGGGCCGGGGGACACGGCCCTGGTCCCCGCGCCGACGTTCCCGATCCACGCCCATGCCGTGGCGCTGGCCAACGCGAACGTGATCGCCCTCGACATCACCGAGCCCGAGCGGTTCCTCCGCAACGTGGCCGAGATGTGCACCCACCTCTACCCCCGCCCCAAGGTGCTGGTGCTGAACTTCCCGCACAATCCGACGGCCACCGTGGTCGAGCCCGCCTTCTTCGAGGAGGTCGTGGCGCTGGCCCGCCGCTTCCGGTTCGCCGTGATCCACGACTTCGCCTACGGCGACATCGGCTTCGACGGGTATGACCCGCCCAGCTTCCTCGCCGCGAAGGGGGCCTCGGACGTCGGCTGCGAGTTCACGACGATGTCCAAGGGCTACAACATGGCCGGCTGGCGCGTCGGCTTCGCCGCCGGGAACCGGGCGATGATCGCCGCCCTGAAGTCGATCAAGGGCTATTACGATTACGGCCTGTTCCAGGCCGTGCAGATCGCCGCCATCGTCGCGCTCCGGCACGGAGAGGAGGCGCGAAAGGCCCAGGTCGCCGAGTACCGCAAGCGCCGGGACGTCATGATCGACTCCCTCCGCCGCGTCGGCTGGGCCGTGCCGAGGCCGAAGGCCGGGATGTTCGTCTGGGCGCCGATCCCCGAGCCCTGGCGGTCCCGGATGGGCTCGATCGACCTGGCCATGAAGCTGATCGAGGAGGCCGACGTGGCCGTCAGCCCCGGCCGGGGCTTCGGCGAGGCCGGCGAGGGGTTCCTGAGGCTGGCCCTCGTCGAGAACGACCAGCGGCTCCGCCAGGCCGTCCGCCAGATCGGCCGATGCCTGAAGCCCGAGGCGGTCGACGCCTGAGGCCCGCCCCCGCAGCATCAACGCCCCGACCACCCGGACTCCGCGTCAAGGAGGATGACCATGGGATCGCCGTTCAAGCCCGAGGGTTACAACACCGTCTCGCCCTACCTGATCGTCGACGGTGCGGCCGGGACGATCGAGTTCCTCATCCGGGCCTTCGACGCCGTCGAACTCAGGAGATTCCCGGACCCGTCCGGGGGGATCAGGCACGCCGAGGTCCGGGTCGGCGACACCGTGATCATGATCGCCGACGGGGCCGACGGCTGGCCGCCGGTCCCCTCCCACGTGCACCTCTATTGCCCCGACGTCGACGACTCCTATCGCCGGGCGATCGACGCTGGCGCGATCTCCGTCCAGGAGCCCGTCAGGAAAGGCGACGAGGACCGCCGGGGAGGGGTGACCGACGCCGGCGGCACGACCTGGTGGATCGCGACCAGGGAAGGATGAGCCGGCACCCCTCCCGGCTCGACCACTGGCCGGTCGGGAGGGTTCATTCGGCCCTCCTGCGTTCGGTGAGCAGGCGCTCGGCCATCTTCGAGACGAGCCGTTCCCGGCCCGGCGGCAGCTCGAACGGCTCGGCGGGCCGATCGGCCCGCTCGATCAGGCGATCCGGGATCGGGGAGGGGAGGCCTTTGGGGCCGTCGACCGTCCTCCGGGTCGGCGGGGGATCGGCCGAGCCGACCCGGGCGAGGCGGTCGATCTCCCCGGGATCCAGCTCGTCGAGGCCCGGCCGGACGGCGATCCGGCCGAGCGGCAGGAGCGGGTAGAAGTCCGTCCACGGGCCATCCCCGGCGGGGACGACGCCCCGGACGAGCATCCGGTAGTGGCCCCTGGGGAGGTCTTCGGCGGAGAGCGCCCAGGAGCCGTCGGGGGCGACGGTCCCCTCGTCGAGCCGGAGGAACGGGCCTCCGGCTACCGCCTGGGTCAGCAATCGGACCGTCCCGCCGGGGGCGGCGGTGCCGGTATAGGAGGGGGAGCCGACGGCCGTCCGGGTCAGGTCGCCCGAGGTGCGGTCGGCGGGGGAGGCGACCAGCCTGCCGGTGATCGCCGACAGGTTCACGAAGACCCCCCCCTCGGCCAGGGTCGGGACCACGTTCTTGTGATACCAGTTCTGCACACCCGAGGGCCCGGTGTGCGTCATGCCGGGGCCGGTCAGGTCGCTGTAACTGGCCCGCCCGACGACCGGGGCCTGGCCCCAGAGGTTGTGACTCCAGGGCAGGCCGTCCAGCTCGGCCGGGGTGTGCTGGTAGTACACCTCCGCCTCGTCGACGAACTCCGGGACCGTCACGATCGGATCCCCGGCCATCCACTGGAAGGCCGAGGTCGCCATCCGGGCGATCCAGCCGTCGAAGTCGTCGGTGAAGCTCGCCTGGCCGGGGGCGCCGTTGCTGGCGGCGTGCGGGTCGAGCATCGTCGCCCGGGTGAATCCGGCGGCGAGCTGGGGGGTGGTCACCCGCTCCAGGGTCAGCAGGGCGGCGCTGTTGACGACCGTCCCCTGGCTGTGGCCGATCAGGTGCAGGTCGACCGGCTCGTCCCAGGGGAACAGCGTCGAGGTGTGCAGGACGGCGTTGGCCAGACGGGCCCCCTGCTTCGGGGCGGCCCCGGGGGTGTTGCTCTCCCCGGCCCAGGTGAAGGTGATCACCGCGTCGTAGCCGAGGTCCCGGAGCGAGTCGCCCAGGACCCCCGCCCAGTCCGGCGGGTAGGACGAGCCCTGGATCCCCCCGTGGGTGACCACGCCGATGACCCGCTTGCGAAACCCGGCGACGTCGTTCGAGGGGTCGGGGTCCCCCAGCGCCCCCGACGGATCCGCCACCGCCAGCACGAACGGCCGGGCCGGGGTCGGCTTCAGGCCCTCGGGGGCGACCACGGCCGCCGTACCCCGGACGACGGCCGAACCGTCCCCCTCAACGACGACCAGGGCCGAGCCGACCTTCCGGTCTTCCCCCTCACCGTCGAACGACCCGTCGGCCGACCGGTACAGGCCCAGCTCGACCTCCCGACGCTCCCCCTCGGCCAGCCCTCGGACCTCGTATGCGACCTCGACCGCCCGGGAGTCCCCCGTCGAGGCCGAGACGACCGCCAGGTCGATCACGTCCCCGGCCCGGAACTCCCGGCGCTCCAGCCGGTCCGGCCCGGACGGTCCCCGACCCCTCGTCCTCCGGGACCGGTCCGGCCCCGGGAGGGGCCTGCCAATTCGCTCGCCGATCCATCGGGCGAGGCCCATGCGCGACGTCCTCCGCGCGGTTTCTCCGACCCGACGAGGGGCCGACAGTCCCAGTTATCGGGGATCGAACGATCCCGACGCCTCCGGCCAGTCGATCGCCCTCGGGAATTCCCTCGCGGGCAGGACCATCGGCACGATCGGCAGG carries:
- the katE gene encoding catalase, which codes for MAKQGSDDRTTHRFADAEVVAGTGGETHQVAGGDRPVLTTQQGVPVADDQNSLKVGARGPTLLEDFHLREKIFHFDHERIPERVVHARGYGAHGYFETYEPLTDLTKADLFRRKGEKTPAFVRFSTVAGNKGSADVARDVRGFAVKLYTKEGNWDLVGNNIPVFFIQDAIKFPDLIHAAKPEPDRGFPQAQTAHDNFWDFISLSPESMHMVMWIMSDRTIPRSFRFMEGFGVHTFRLVNAEGKSTYVKFHWKPKQGLQSVVWNEAVKLNGADPDFHRRDLWDAIGAGDYPEWELGIQTFDDAFADKFDFDILDATKIIPEEVIPVRKVGRLVLDRVVDNFFAETEQVAFCTQNVVPGIDFTNDPLLQGRNFSYLDTQLKRLGSPNFTHIPINAPKCPFHHFQQDGHMAMHNPKGRVNYEPNSWSDAPGPRESPDQGYRSLPVPEQGQKLRVRSETFADHYSQARQFYISQTEVEQAHIADALTFELSKAETPAIRARMVSHLLNIDNDLATKVAQGLGLREMPDPATAARPTRQDLNPSPALSILLNGPKSFAGRKVGALVTDGVDAALLSGLAASLEKEGAMLKLVAPHVGGVTDSEGTLHPADEKVDGGPSVLFDAVALLPSADGAALLAKHPAARDFVADAYAHRKFIAFVDAAAPLLAKAGVPEARDEGFVPLTSVKDCDGFVSRCRSLRYWDRGDALMG
- a CDS encoding DUF6883 domain-containing protein codes for the protein MKLPNAEDAIVDPEKLRSYCLNPEHIRGKHKARVFASALGLTVEDAEELRQILRSAASDHDAQPGACDEYGRRYTIDSVVERLGKRAIVRSAWIVLTDEDVPRLTTCFVLPQDGGRG
- a CDS encoding DUF4926 domain-containing protein, whose amino-acid sequence is MNHPIQLLDVVALTEDRPEDKLERGQVGTVVEQLAPGVFEVEFSDNGGLTYAMLALRADQLLVLRYRPATAS
- a CDS encoding aminotransferase class I/II-fold pyridoxal phosphate-dependent enzyme → MPIELSARVKNLPPYLFGKINALKAEKRRAGDDVIDLGMGNPTDPPEQWVIDKLCEAAQDARNHRYSVAQGIDNLRREVARRYQARFGVTLDPDHEVVTTIGSKEGFSHMCLALLGPGDTALVPAPTFPIHAHAVALANANVIALDITEPERFLRNVAEMCTHLYPRPKVLVLNFPHNPTATVVEPAFFEEVVALARRFRFAVIHDFAYGDIGFDGYDPPSFLAAKGASDVGCEFTTMSKGYNMAGWRVGFAAGNRAMIAALKSIKGYYDYGLFQAVQIAAIVALRHGEEARKAQVAEYRKRRDVMIDSLRRVGWAVPRPKAGMFVWAPIPEPWRSRMGSIDLAMKLIEEADVAVSPGRGFGEAGEGFLRLALVENDQRLRQAVRQIGRCLKPEAVDA
- a CDS encoding VOC family protein, whose translation is MGSPFKPEGYNTVSPYLIVDGAAGTIEFLIRAFDAVELRRFPDPSGGIRHAEVRVGDTVIMIADGADGWPPVPSHVHLYCPDVDDSYRRAIDAGAISVQEPVRKGDEDRRGGVTDAGGTTWWIATREG